One part of the Vicia villosa cultivar HV-30 ecotype Madison, WI linkage group LG6, Vvil1.0, whole genome shotgun sequence genome encodes these proteins:
- the LOC131609400 gene encoding uncharacterized protein LOC131609400 — protein sequence MVDESEKTTPTPASTSGSAEQYNGNNGYTRPPVFDGENFEYWKDKLESYFLGLDGDLWDLLMDGYKHPVNASGAKLSRQEMNDDQKKLFRNHHKCRTVLLNAISHAEYEKISNRETAYDIYESLKMTHEGNAQVKETKALALIQKYEAFKMEDDEDIEKMFSRFQTLTAGLRVLDKGYTKADHVKKIIRSLPRRWGPMVTAFKIAKNLNEVSLEELISALRSHEIELDANEPQKKGKSIALKSNIKKCTNAFQAKEEDPEESESEEEDELSMISRRVNQLWKSKQRKFRGFRSSKRFEHGESSDERRSDKKKVMCYECNEPGHFRNECPNLQKENPKKKFHKKKGLMATWDESEDDSEDEQANCALIATEDDGSESTSESDSEEVFSELTRDELVSGLTELLESKSQICIKYKKLKKLFEFETKRLELENSELKDKLLKLSNDVGSPSNSEKSTPSLNHILKEYDLSFRKFLSRSIGRSQLASMIYAVSGNKRVGIGYEGETPYKLEPVDEMKLTYKPLYDQFKYGHSHDIRHTSHAQSFHITHTKKHVTQPRKYHETHIKNYHAVPLIAYNVKPKFNQNLRKSNKKGPKKMWVPKKKIISFADSLDNKEDNIQHDMTPGFKLVSTLEGKKDCLSSSGS from the coding sequence atggttgatgaaagtgaaaagactacacctacacctgcatctacatctggctctgctgagcaatacaacggtaacaatggttatactagaccgccggtatttgatggtgaaaactttgaatactggaaagataaactggaaagttactttctgggtctagatggtgatctatgggatcttctgatggatggttacaaacatccagtaaatgccagtggcgcaaagctgtcaaggcaagaaatgaatgatgatcaaaagaagcttttcaggaatcatcataaatgcagaactgttttgctgaatgctatttctcatgctgagtatgagaagatatctaacagggaaacagcctatgacatatatgagtccttgaaaatgactcatgagggaaatgctcaagtcaaggagacaaaagctcttgccttaatccagaagtatgaagccttcaagatggaggatgatgaagacattgaaaagatgttttcgagatttcaaactctgactgctggattgagagttcttgacaaaggatacaccaaggctgatcatgtaaagaagatcatcagaagcttacccagaagatggggtccgatggtgactgcattcaagattgcaaagaatctgaatgaagtttctctggaagagctgatcagtgccttgagaagccatgagattgagctggatgcaaatgagcctcaaaagaaaggtaaatctattgcattaaaatctaatatcaagaaatgcactaacgcttttcaggccaaagaagaagatcctgaagaatcagaatctgaagaagaagatgaactgtccatgatttccagaagggtaaatcaactctggaagagcaagcaaaggaagttcagaggcttcagaagttcaaagagatttgaacatggagaatcttctgatgaaagaagatctgacaagaagaaggtcatgtgctatgaatgcaatgaaccaggacacttcaggaatgaatgtccaaatcttcagaaggagaatcccaagaagaagtttcataagaagaaaggtcttatggcaacctgggatgagtcagaagatgattcagaagatgagcaggctaactgtgcgctgattgcgacagaagatgacggatcagaatctacatcagaatcagattctgaagaggtattttctgaacttactagagatgagttagtttccggattaactgaacttctggaatccaagtctcagatttgtattaaatacaaaaagctgaaaaagctatttgaatttgaaacaaagaggcttgaattggaaaattctgaattgaaagataaacttttaaaattatccaatgatgttggatctccttctaattcagaaaaatccactcctagtctaaaccatattctaaaagaatatgatttaagtttcagaaagttcttatctagaagtattggcagaagtcagctagcttctatgatatatgctgtgtctggaaacaaaagagttggcattggctatgagggtgaaaccccatacaaacttgaacctgttgatgaaatgaaactcacatacaagccattgtatgatcagttcaagtatggccactctcatgatattaggcacacttcacatgcacaaagttttcacataacacacaccaagaagcatgtgacacaacctaggaaatatcatgaaactcatattaaaaattatcatgctgttcctcttattgcttataatgtcaaacccaagttcaatcagaacttgagaaaatctaacaagaaaggacccaagaagatgtgggtaccaaagaaaaagattatttcttttgcagattctcttgataacaaagaagacaacattcaacatgacatgacacctggattcaagttggtatcaacacttgaagggaagaaagattgtctttcaagttctggttcttaa